The nucleotide window GGTGCAGCAATCGATCGCGTACGGGTGTTTGTCGCACAGCTCGTTCAGGATGGCACGCGTCTCGGCACTATCGAGACCTGTGTGAGCGAGATGCTCGGCTGCGGCTGCGAGATCCGTATCCCTTCGATCCAGAGCCGTCTGGATGGCTGATTGAAGCGTGAGTAATACCAGCGGCACGTCAGCTTCCGGAAGTGGAGCACCAACGATGAGATCAAGATCTCCTAACGACTCATTGAGCGTAAGCACCGCCCAGCCTTCGGGCGCTGCGTGACAGAAGATGACCATCCGTTCGCCCCAATAAGCCGAAGGGATGGGCAGTTCGTACCTCCCCCGGGCATCCGTGGTGGTGTTCGCCACCGTTTCGCCGAGCGGGGGCAGATACGCGAACCGGGGCTGCTCGTATGTAAAAAGCGCGACTTCTGCACTCGACACCGCTTCTCCCGTCAAATACGTGGTGACGGTGCCCGAGATCGTGAGCGTCGTCTCCTCAGGTTGGATGCACCCATCGGTCATTCCTGCGAGTACCAGCAGGCAGAGTCCCAGCGTTACCCGTTGCGTGCGCATCTCAACCACCCCGATACCCTTTAATGCCGCGGTACTTATAGCACCTTCGCAGCAGGTCTTTGTTACTCATTGCATCGAATCGCTCTCGATTCTTTACTGCAAATCGCTCGTGCCACAGCGCAGAACACGTGGAAAACACCATAAGGATTATTAGATTGGACGATGAAGACTCACCTATGACCGCTGCTGTACGCACGCGCACCTGCGGTTCGAAACGCCTGGTGCGCAACGTTTTGCTGTTCTTCGTGCTGACGCTCATCAACGCGCTGCTCGTTCGCTATGGCGAGCTCTTCAAGCCCGGCGAGTTCGGCCTGTCCGGTATCTATCTCGCCGTTGGTGTCATGATCGCATTCGGGCTCTGGTTCGGGCTCTGGGGCGTACTGGCCGCTTTTGCCGGCTATATGCTCGGTGCCAGCCTACCTGCAGGCGTGCCTGCTACGGTCGGTATCGCGCTCAGTCTGGCAGATCTCATACAGGTGCTGATACCGGTACTTGCGTTCCAGCTATTCGCCGCCGATGCGGCGCTGCGCAGCCGGCAAGATCTTCAGGTCTTTCTCGCCTTCGGCTGGTTCCTCAACAATCTGCTCGGCGCACTTATCGGCTCGGGTGCCGTTCTTCTCTTCGGAGTCATTACGCCTGAGTTCTTTCTCACGAGCTTCTTCGACTGGCTCATCAGTAACCTGATCGTGACCCTGATCGTAACGATCGCTCTGCTGAGACTGGGAACGCCATTCGTACGATCCGCAGGCCTCTTTGTGGAACGGTACTGGTGCTGAATATCCTCGCTTCTCTTCTTTTTGCGGGACACTGAAATGCGACGTGAACCACACACAGTGCTCAAACCGAACGTATTTATGTTCCCCGGGACTTTCTAACCTTCTAGAAGTGGCGGGTGAGGTGGTCGATGGAGAATAAAATTGCACTTGTTATCGGCGTTCTCATGTTTGTGCTCATTGCAATTACTGGTTCCGGGTGTCTTTCCACACGTGAGCCGACGCCCACAGACCTGACGTACCTGACTGAGCAGTATCCGCCGTTTAATTACGAGAAGGACGGCCAGCTTCAGGGTATTGCGGTTGAGCTCCTCGAGGCGATCACAGCAACGATGGGCAACGGGATCACGGAAGACGCGATACGCCTGACGCCATGGACCGGCGGCTACCAGACCGCGCTGAATCAAACCAATACGGTTCTCTTCTCCACCGCTCGACTGCCGGAACGCGAAACATCGTTCAAGTGGGTGGGCCCCATTTACACCGGGCAGAAGGTACTCTTTGCCAGGCGAGACCGTGAGATAAGCATCAACCATCCCGCGGATCTCGCGGGCTATACCATCGGAGTGATTACCGACGACGCTGCCATACCGCAACTGCTTGCGCTCGGCGTGACGAGCGATCAACTGTTGGCCGATCCCGATCCTGTGGTCATCATGACCAAACTGGAGCAGGGCGAGCTCGATCTCTGGTGCTATGGCGAAGAAGCCGGTAATTATATCGCCGAAGAGCAAACCGGGCGGTACGGATACTTCAAGGTCGTGTACACGCTCCAGGAATATAAGCTCTACTACGCGTTCAACAGAGAAACACCCGATACGGTCATTGAGTCCTTTCAGGAGGCACTTGACCGCGTAAAGGCGCGGGAAGACGCAGGAGGGTTGAGTCAGTATGAGCGAATTGTAGCTCGGTACATACCCGCCTCAGGCCTTGGCAAGTATACGTATCTTACCGAGGAGTTCCCGCCGCTGAACTACAAGGAGGGCGGCGAGCTTAAGGGCGTGGCCGTTGACCTGCTGTACGCGATCTTCATGCGGCTGAATGTCGGGCTCACGCGCGCGGATGTTCGGTTCGTGCCCTGGTCAGAAGCGTATCAGGCAGGGCGCGGCAACAACACCACCGTTGTCTTTTCGATGGCTCGGGTGCCCGAACGGGAAGAGCTGTTCCGGTGGGCCGGCCCCTTTGTCAAGGGCGATATCGTGCTCTTCGCCCCGAGGAGTCGGAACATCACGATTGCGACCGCAGCGGACCTGAAGAACTACCGAATCGGAGCGATTGCGAATACCAGTTCTATCCCACTGCTGCTCGCCCTGGGCGTTGCTGAAGAGCAGCTCGTGCTCAATGACTCTGCGGCGGTGCTGATAGCGCAGCTCGAGCGCGGTGAGTTCGATCTCTGGTCTACGGGCGAGTTCTCGGGCCGGTATCTCATCACCAAATACGCAGCGCAGCCGGATGATCTCGAGCGAGTCTATACCCTGCACACGAACGAGTATTACTTTGCGTTCAGCCGCGACACGTCCGATACACTCGTTACCGCATTCCAGCAGGCGCTGGAAGATATCCGGCTGGAGAAGGACGCGCAGGGCGTCAGTGAGTACGAACGGATACTCTACCGGTATCTTGAGGTTGAATGCGTCGCGCAACCGTTAAGCGACGAGGCGGTTATGCAGCTCGTCAACCTCACTGCTACGGCGATCGAGACGGACGTTCACGGGACGTTCCAGGAAATCAACCTTGGCGAAGATCCCTACAAGAACCGAACTCATCAAGAGCTCTACATCTTCGTGTACGATACGAACGTCACTATGGTCGCGCACGCCGACAATATCAAGCTTGTGGGCGTGAACTTTTGCGGCAAAACGGATGTCACCGGCAAGCCCTTCAGGGACGAGATCGTCGCTGGAGCGCTCCAGAACGGCTCGGGCTGGGTCGAGTACCTCTATATCAATCCGGTAGAAACCGGGCTCTATCTCAAGAAGACCTACTATCAACTGGTCCGGGGAAGCGATGGCCAGCAGTACGTGATCTGCTGTGGCATATATAAGCGGTGTAGCTAGAAGCGATGCATCTGAAACTGCTCCGACTGCTGCTGGTGCATGCAGTCTCATCACACGCGGACGGAGCAGCACGGCTCAAATGAGATACATGTCCTCCGCTTCCCGCAGGAGCCCGTCCCGGAACTGGGGGTGCGCGATATTGATGATCTCCAGCGCGCGTTCACGCGTCGATTTCCCTTTCAGGTCGACCACACCGTACTCGGTTACCAGGTAGTGGGTATCCATCCGTGGTGTGGTGACCATCGTGCCGGGTTTGAACCGCGGCACGATCCGTGAGACCGTGCCGTTCTTCGCGGTTGAATAGAAGGTCAGGATGGACTTCCCGCCGCGCGCCTGGAACGCACCCCGGACGAAATCGAGCTGCCCGCCCGTGCCGCTAAACTGCGCACCTGCGAGGAATTCCGCATTGCACTGCCCGAGCAGGTCCACCTCGAGGATCGAATTGATCGAGATCATGTTGTCATTCTGCGCGATGACGGACGGGTCGAGCACGTAGGAGGCAGGATAACTCTCCATGCTCGGATTGTCGTTCATGAACTCATACATCTTCTTCGTGCCATGTGCGATAGTAAAGACCGTCTTGCGCGGATGCAGGGTCTTCTTGCGCCCGGTGATCACGCCTTCCTCGATCAGCTCGACCATGCCCGGCACCAGAAGCTCACTATGGATCCCGAGATCCTCATGCCCCTCTAGGTACCGGGCTACGGCGTTGGGAATGCCGCCGATGCCCAACTGGATCGTCGCGCCATCGGGCACCAGCTCGGCAATGGCCTCACCAATTGCCTGATCCTCCGGCTTCGGCTCGGGTAGTGGCAGCTCCAGCAGCGGAACGTGGTTCTCCACGATCGCATCCACCTCGGAGATGTGGATGAGCGAATCGCCGAAGACGCGCGGCATGTGCTCGTTCACCTCCACGATGAGCCGTTTGCAGTGCCGTGCTGCGGTGGAGGTGAAGTCGTTCGCGGTTCCAAAGCTGAAGTAGCCCGCTTTGTCCATGGGCGAGACGGTCGTGATGGTCACATCGATCTCCATATAATCGCGGATGAGGCGCGGCACCTGGTGGAAGTACACGGGCACGAAATAGTTCAACCCCACCCTGACCATCGGGCGGTCAGAGCCGCTCACGAACCATGAATACGCCTGGATGCAGTCACAGAGATCAGGTGCGAAGACCGTTTCCGCAACGTGCTTCTGCGGATTGAAGGAATAAATCTTGAGCTCTTTCAGCTCCTCTGCCCGCACTCGATCAGCGATCGCGGCAAGCAGCGCCGGCGGCTCGGCGGTCGTCAAGCCGTGGACAATGGTGCTGCCATTCTCGATACTCGCCACAGCCTTATCTGGCGTGGTCAACTTCTGCCGGTACTCCGTGGTATAGATACTCATAGCTGAGCGAATCCACCTCCCTTACTCCCTTCCTTCCGTTCCTTCTCAGTGACTACTTAGAATGTTCATGCTCTACTGTTAAAACCTGCGGCGGTACGTGAAGAACGGTGATCCGCTGCGAGGAGAACGAAAACTTACGTTCATAGTAGTTCAGAGATAATAGGGAACGCAAAGGTGGTGAAAGATGGAGATCCAGGCACAACGGATTGAAGGTATTCTGATCCTATCGCTCGACGGCCGGCTCGACGCGTTTGGCGCGGAGCACCTGGACGCGGCGTTGAACTCGCACCTCACTGAAGATGACAGAGCGGTCGTTATTGACCTGGCGAACGTCCCCTATTTGAGCAGTGGCGGCATTCGCACACTCATTGCGACCGAAAAGCGGTTGAAGCCACGGGGCGGCGGCATTCAGCTCTGCTGCGTCCAATCATATCCGCTCAAGGTGCTTGCGATGGCCGGTTTCGACCAGTTCTTCACCTGTCATACGACGCAGGAGGTCGCACTTGCACACGCGCGTGCGCTCATACGCTCGATGGGCACGGTGGCGGACTGGGATCGCTTGCCCTCGTACACCCTCGATGGCACGCGTTTATCCGTTTTTGAGCGCTCGCAGGAGCCAGCCGTGCTGAAGATCACCAGCGACATCTCAAAAGTCCTCTATGCGCGGTTGGGTGATGAAGATATCTGCACGCGCCGGTTCTCAGAGACTGAGTACTCGATCGGGCTCGGTGCGTTGGGCGGGAGCGTTACGGAGTGCGCGCCTTATCTTGGCGAGATGATCACGATCGGCGGCACAATGGTCTGGCTGCCGACCGACGGGCATGATACGCCCGATTTCCTCATTCCGAAACGGGACACCGGCGAGGTCACCATTTACACCGGCTTCAACGTCGCGCTCGACGGCACCTTTAACGATATCATCGTGATGGAGCGTGAGAGCGGGTTACCACTCAGCATCAGCGAGCTCTATGCGGCGGTCTTCGCCTTCGCACGCGAGCACCGGCCGAACTTCAAGGGGCTGGTCAGCATCGCGCTCTGGGCTGATCTCGACGCGCTCTACAGCTCAGGGGTGAAGATCTCGCCCATCAAAAAGTTCACACCCGCGAACCGCGAGATGATCATGCACCCGGACAACATCAACACCTGGATGGCTATCGCAACCGACCCCCGGTATCAGGGCGAGACGATGGTGAGCTTCGGGGTGGGGCTCGATCTGCAGTCTGAGCTCTCCGCATATGATCAGGACGGCATCAACGCGCTCTTCTATGTGCACCCGGCGAATATCGGTACTCAGAAGCTGCTGCTCCATAATCACGGGGTGATCTTCAAGCACCGCCCGCGGGCGCGGAGCGCGAATCTGGACGCGGAGATCAAACGAATCGTAACCGAGGGCGAGTTCCTCGATATGCGCCATCTCCTCGACACCACGAGCGTTACCCGCGCCCTTATCGGTGTCTCGTATATCACGGACATCGTCTTCGAGTAGGCGCGCTCCGGTATAGTTCAAGATCCTTCTGCGGCTGCGTGAGCAGGAGCTCACCACCTGAGTAGCGGTTGATGAACGTTTCGCACAGATACCCCAGCGTACGCCACCTAAGGGTTAACTTGCGGCGTTTGGGTTCTTGACTCACTATCCACTTTCAGCGATACACACCAATTCTGCTCTTAGCTATCGGTGTCAGCGAACGAAGTATCAATCAGAGCTTATATTTCCGCTTGATATTCTCTTCAGCGGCCTTCAATATTTCGCTTTGGCTCGCATAGAGAAACAATTGATTTATGGTGCCCCCCAAATCACCATCCACTTTTTGGTCTATAAATCGACCATCTGGATCATTTTTCATATGTTTGCCACCTCCTGTATATAATAGTTTTGTAAACGTAATATATAATACTAATGGGCATAGTTCTTAGCCAATACTTACAAAAATTGTTGTTATTAATAACTCTCGTTTAAATTTTGGTGAACAGCATGGTGGTGATTGTGATGTTTCCGTAGCATTCTAGATTTTATAATGACAATATACATCGTAACACCTATTTTGAAGCGATTAACATCAGGATCGAAGCAGCTCAAGCAGGTCCTAAAATAACAGCGGAGCTAATATCTGGTGGCTTCTTTGCCGGTTCTGCCAGGGTCCGATCACGATCAGTTACTGGCGCTTCCGACGGGCTGGTGAACCACGCGCACATTGCCCATGCTGAGCAATGAAACGCTCCAGTGGGTAATTACAGTTGTTCCGAACTGGGCGAGTTCCGAACAACAGAGGTAGTTACAACAATTCCAACTGCTGCGTCACCTTGTCAAGCTCATCCGCACGTGCCGGGCCGATACCGAGCGCGGTAACGGTCCCCGGCGGTATCTCGGTCAGACCAGCGTCCTCGACGATCGCACACGGCAGTCCCATCTTCTCTGCGTCGTCCCGTACCCGGTACAGCGCGGGAAGACCGGGCACTTTGAGTGCCACCTTCTTCTGCCCCTGCTCTTTCCATTTCTTACGGTCGTGCAGCGGAGCGCGCTCATAGCTGAGAATAGCCGCGTGTGCAGCCTGCACGGCAGCCTTGCCCTTCGAGAGCTTCAGATCAGCCCGGAGGACAATACACTGCTTGTATTCTCGCTCTGTTTTCTCGACCATTCTATGCTCGTTGCTCTCAGCTCCCCCCGTTCAAGGATTTCTATCGTAAAGGAGTAACGGGGAAAGCTTGGTTGCTAGTGGTTTAGCTAGCTAAAGAAAGGCCCTAGAAATAAAAGCATCTAAGGTTTAGGTTAATAGACTGGTACTCGAAGAGCGCATCACATGAAGCTGGAAAAGAAGTATATACCGGAGATCGTGGAGAAGAAGTGGCTGGAGACCTGGGAAGACGCACTGTATTATTTTGATGAAGCTTCTGATCGCCCACCGTATATCATCGATACGCCGCCACCGTACCCGACGGGCGATTTCCACGTTGGTAACGCACTGAACTGGTGTTATATTGATTTTATCGCACGCTACAAACGCATGCGCGGCTATAACGTGATGTTCCCCCAGGGCTGGGACTGCCATGGGCTGCCGACCGAGGTGAAGGTGGAGGAGCGGCACGGGATCTCCAAGCGGCAGATCGACAAGCAGCGGTTCAGAGAGCTCTGCAAGCAATTGACGCGTGAGAACATCGCGCAGATGAAGGGCATGATGCAGAAACTCGGGATGTCCATCGATTGGAGCCGCGAGTTCGTCACGATGGAAGACCGGTACAAGCGGTATACGCAGCTCTCGTTCCTGCGCATGTACCGTAACGGGCTGATCTACCAGGCTGAGCATCCCGTGAACTGGTGCCCGCGTTGCGAGACCGCAATTGCATTCGCGGAGGTCGAGTACGAGGATCGCAACGCGACGTTGCATTATATACGCTTCAAAACGGTTGATACCGGTAAAGAGCCGGGATATGTCGAGATCGCAACGACACGACCGGAACTGCTGTCGAGCTGTGTCGCGGTGGCCGTGCATCCGGACGACGAGCGGTACCGGTACATCGCGGGCAAGGAGCTGGTCGTGCCGATATTCGAGCACCTCGTTACGGTCTATGAGGATGAGAGCGTCGATCCTGCGTTCGGCACCGGCGTGGTGATGATCTGCACGTTTGGTGACCGTCAGGACGTGCGCTGGTGGAAGGAGCACAACCTGCCCTTAATCACGTCTATTGATGAGCAGGGCCGGATGACTGAGGCGGCACGTGGGTACACCGGTCTCACCACCACCCAATGCAAAGAGGCGATCATCGAGGATTTGAAGGCCCAGGGCCTTTACAAGAGCCAGGAACCGCTGAGACAGAACGTGGGCGTATGCTGGCGCTGTAAGACGCCGATTGAGATCATCTCGACCCGGCAGTGGTTCGTACGCGTCTTGCACGAGGAGATAAAGAACGCGTCCAAGCAGATCTCCTGGTACCCGGAGCATTTCGCCGTTCGGCTCAGGAACTGGGTTGACTCGATGGAGTGGGACTGGTGCATCTCGCGGCAGCGGATCTTCAGTGTGCCTATCCCGGTCTGGTACTGCAAGCGCTGTGGCACCACACAGGTGGCGGCCAAGGATGACGTGCCCGTAGACCCTACGACCAGCAGTCCGAAAGAGCCCTGCAGCAACTGTGGCGGCACGGAGTTCGTGGGCGAGGAGGACGTTCTGGACACCTGGATGGACTCATCACTGAGTGCGCTCTGGGTCGCGGGCTGGGATCTCAATGCCGAGGAGCCCTCCGCGCTCGCGTTCCCCGTCGCGCTCCGACCACAGGGGCACGACATCATTCGCACGTGGGCATTCTACACCATTCTGCGCTCGCTTGCGCTCGCCAGGACCTTCCCCTGGCATACTATTCTGATCAATGGCATGGTGCTTGGCGAGGACGGTTACAAGATGAGCAAGTCGCGGAACAACTTCATATCACCCGACGAGGTCATTCGGGAGCACGGCGCGGACGTCTTCAGGCAGTGGGCCGCGATCGGCGGTGCGGTCGGCTCGGATGTGCAGTTCCGCTGGAAAGACATCGTGGCTGCGAGCAAGTTCATGCAGAAGCTCTGGAACATACTCCGGTTCGCACTGCTGCATCTCGAGGGGTACAATCCCGGGACGGGCTCAGTCGAGCTCCGTGTGGTTGACATCTGGCTGCTCACGAAGTTGAACAAGCTCGTGCAGTCAGTGACGGCGGCGATGGAGACCTACAAGTTCGACGAGGCACTGAAGGAAATACGCGCGTTCACCTGGAATACGCTCGCCGACGACTACATCGAGCTGGCTAAATCAAGGCTCTATGGCCGTGGCGGCGATGCGGGCGCGGAATCAGCAAAGTACGCGTTGTATACGACGCTCGTGACGCTCAACAAGTTGCTTGCACCGTTTGCGCCGTTCTTCGCCGAAGAGATGCACGCGTATATCGGGAACGGCGGCAGCGTGCACCGCGCGCAATGGCCTGAACCCGTTTCAGAGGAGATCGACGCCGATGCGGAGGCACAGGGCGATCTCATCGCCGATATCGTCCGCGCAGTTCGCCACTTCAAGTCGGAGCAGGGTATCGCGTTAAATGCGCCGCTGGGCAGCCTGCGAATTTACGGCGCACACGTGGACACTGAGGACATCGAGAATGCTACAGCAACACCGGTGGAGCTCGTCGAGCGGGCGGAGACAGGCGAAGTTGCGGGCACGGTGCTCGATGTCCGGGACACGCAGGTTGAGTTACTTAAGGCGTAATCAGTAACAATAAAGGGAGTACGAGATGGCAAAAGGCAAGACGGCGAAGAAGGGCAAGCGCGAGGGGAAGAAAGAAGGCGGAAGCAGGGGCGAAGAACGCGGTCTCATGTCCTCCGCAGGCTTGATGCGGTACTACGACGTTGAGGAATCCGCGGTAAAGATGTCCCCGAAGGTGATCCTGATCCTTGGTGTTGCGATTGGCGTGGTCATCATCGGGTTGGAGTTCTATTTTGGCGTCTGGCCAACCTGAGTGAGTGAAGTGAGGACGGGAACGCATGCAGCAGCGTAGCGCCGGAATGGTGGACATCAGCGCCAAGGGTAACCTCGTGCGTACCGCAATCGCGTCGGGCACGATTTACCTGGATCCGAGCACGATCGAGAAGATCCAACGTGGCACGACCCGAAAAACGAATGTGCTCGGCTGTGCTGAGATCGCGGCGATACTTGCCGTAAAGAAGACGCCCGAAGCCATTCCGCTCTGTCACCAGATAAATATCGAGCAGGTGATCGTGGAATTTATCGTGCGCACGGACCATATTAGCGCCTCTGTATCGGTCAAATCAGTCGGCAAGACGGGCGTGGAGATGGACGCGCTCCATGGACTCGCCATTGCACTCCTGACCATCTGGGACATGGTGAAAGCGGAGGAGAAGGACGAAACGGGCAATTACCCCCATACTCGGATCCACGACATTCGGGTCGAGAAGAAGGAAAAACGGACAGTTTAGCGTTGCAGACGTGGGGATTTGCTAACGGAACTGATGATACGTATATCGCACATGCACTATTGTCACCCCCCTGATGAGTCACAGCTCCCGGGGGCCTCGTCGACGCGTAGAGAGACGTCAGAATGGACAAAACGAGCGCGCACGCGTCATGCTAGTGTAATGTGACTCCGAAGATGCGCTCGAAATTACGCTCGATCGCATCGTCCACGGTTTCGAGCGAGAGCTTCTGCTGTCGCGCAATCTCTTCGTATACCACCGTAACATTCTGTGGCACGTTCCGCTCATTCTCAGTTGTCGCGAGATACGGCGCATCAGTCTCAGTGAGTAATGCGGACAGCGGTAGCCGCTTCGCTACCTTCTTCATGCTCTTGCTTCGTACGATCGAGGTCGGGAGCGAGACGTAGTAGCCTTCCTCGCTGATCTCATCCGCAACGGCGGGCTTGCCGGTGAAGCAGTGGAAGATCGCGCTTTTCACGTCCTCGTCTCGGATCATCTTTAACCCCTCCTCGATTGCCTCACTGCCCGTACCGCGGAGGTGCAGCACCACCGGCAGCTGCAGCTCATGCGCCAGCCCGAGGAACTCCACAAAAACCGCCTTCGTTCGCTTCACCTTCAGCGGATCCTTCACCCAGTAGTAATCGAGTCCGATCTCGCCGATACCTACGATTGCGCGCCGGTGCGCACTGATGAATTCCGCGTACCGCTCGATCTCCTGGTCAGTTCTATCATCCACATAGATCGGATGCAACCCGAGCGTTAGAAAGATGAATCCGGGATGCGCCGCAGCAAGCTCCAATGCCTTCGGCGCGGCTGCGGGCCCGGCGCCACAGATCACCACGCCACTGAGGACGCGCTTCGCTTCTTCAATCACCTGCGCACGATCCGAATCGTACTCAGCCATCGTCAAATGGCAGTGGATATCAATAATTTTG belongs to Methanomicrobia archaeon and includes:
- a CDS encoding acetyl-CoA hydrolase/transferase family protein, with protein sequence MSIYTTEYRQKLTTPDKAVASIENGSTIVHGLTTAEPPALLAAIADRVRAEELKELKIYSFNPQKHVAETVFAPDLCDCIQAYSWFVSGSDRPMVRVGLNYFVPVYFHQVPRLIRDYMEIDVTITTVSPMDKAGYFSFGTANDFTSTAARHCKRLIVEVNEHMPRVFGDSLIHISEVDAIVENHVPLLELPLPEPKPEDQAIGEAIAELVPDGATIQLGIGGIPNAVARYLEGHEDLGIHSELLVPGMVELIEEGVITGRKKTLHPRKTVFTIAHGTKKMYEFMNDNPSMESYPASYVLDPSVIAQNDNMISINSILEVDLLGQCNAEFLAGAQFSGTGGQLDFVRGAFQARGGKSILTFYSTAKNGTVSRIVPRFKPGTMVTTPRMDTHYLVTEYGVVDLKGKSTRERALEIINIAHPQFRDGLLREAEDMYLI
- a CDS encoding transporter substrate-binding domain-containing protein — encoded protein: MENKIALVIGVLMFVLIAITGSGCLSTREPTPTDLTYLTEQYPPFNYEKDGQLQGIAVELLEAITATMGNGITEDAIRLTPWTGGYQTALNQTNTVLFSTARLPERETSFKWVGPIYTGQKVLFARRDREISINHPADLAGYTIGVITDDAAIPQLLALGVTSDQLLADPDPVVIMTKLEQGELDLWCYGEEAGNYIAEEQTGRYGYFKVVYTLQEYKLYYAFNRETPDTVIESFQEALDRVKAREDAGGLSQYERIVARYIPASGLGKYTYLTEEFPPLNYKEGGELKGVAVDLLYAIFMRLNVGLTRADVRFVPWSEAYQAGRGNNTTVVFSMARVPEREELFRWAGPFVKGDIVLFAPRSRNITIATAADLKNYRIGAIANTSSIPLLLALGVAEEQLVLNDSAAVLIAQLERGEFDLWSTGEFSGRYLITKYAAQPDDLERVYTLHTNEYYFAFSRDTSDTLVTAFQQALEDIRLEKDAQGVSEYERILYRYLEVECVAQPLSDEAVMQLVNLTATAIETDVHGTFQEINLGEDPYKNRTHQELYIFVYDTNVTMVAHADNIKLVGVNFCGKTDVTGKPFRDEIVAGALQNGSGWVEYLYINPVETGLYLKKTYYQLVRGSDGQQYVICCGIYKRCS
- a CDS encoding TatD family deoxyribonuclease yields the protein MVKIIDIHCHLTMAEYDSDRAQVIEEAKRVLSGVVICGAGPAAAPKALELAAAHPGFIFLTLGLHPIYVDDRTDQEIERYAEFISAHRRAIVGIGEIGLDYYWVKDPLKVKRTKAVFVEFLGLAHELQLPVVLHLRGTGSEAIEEGLKMIRDEDVKSAIFHCFTGKPAVADEISEEGYYVSLPTSIVRSKSMKKVAKRLPLSALLTETDAPYLATTENERNVPQNVTVVYEEIARQQKLSLETVDDAIERNFERIFGVTLH
- a CDS encoding preprotein translocase subunit Sec61beta, encoding MAKGKTAKKGKREGKKEGGSRGEERGLMSSAGLMRYYDVEESAVKMSPKVILILGVAIGVVIIGLEFYFGVWPT
- the moaC gene encoding cyclic pyranopterin monophosphate synthase MoaC, whose translation is MQQRSAGMVDISAKGNLVRTAIASGTIYLDPSTIEKIQRGTTRKTNVLGCAEIAAILAVKKTPEAIPLCHQINIEQVIVEFIVRTDHISASVSVKSVGKTGVEMDALHGLAIALLTIWDMVKAEEKDETGNYPHTRIHDIRVEKKEKRTV
- a CDS encoding valine--tRNA ligase, whose translation is MKLEKKYIPEIVEKKWLETWEDALYYFDEASDRPPYIIDTPPPYPTGDFHVGNALNWCYIDFIARYKRMRGYNVMFPQGWDCHGLPTEVKVEERHGISKRQIDKQRFRELCKQLTRENIAQMKGMMQKLGMSIDWSREFVTMEDRYKRYTQLSFLRMYRNGLIYQAEHPVNWCPRCETAIAFAEVEYEDRNATLHYIRFKTVDTGKEPGYVEIATTRPELLSSCVAVAVHPDDERYRYIAGKELVVPIFEHLVTVYEDESVDPAFGTGVVMICTFGDRQDVRWWKEHNLPLITSIDEQGRMTEAARGYTGLTTTQCKEAIIEDLKAQGLYKSQEPLRQNVGVCWRCKTPIEIISTRQWFVRVLHEEIKNASKQISWYPEHFAVRLRNWVDSMEWDWCISRQRIFSVPIPVWYCKRCGTTQVAAKDDVPVDPTTSSPKEPCSNCGGTEFVGEEDVLDTWMDSSLSALWVAGWDLNAEEPSALAFPVALRPQGHDIIRTWAFYTILRSLALARTFPWHTILINGMVLGEDGYKMSKSRNNFISPDEVIREHGADVFRQWAAIGGAVGSDVQFRWKDIVAASKFMQKLWNILRFALLHLEGYNPGTGSVELRVVDIWLLTKLNKLVQSVTAAMETYKFDEALKEIRAFTWNTLADDYIELAKSRLYGRGGDAGAESAKYALYTTLVTLNKLLAPFAPFFAEEMHAYIGNGGSVHRAQWPEPVSEEIDADAEAQGDLIADIVRAVRHFKSEQGIALNAPLGSLRIYGAHVDTEDIENATATPVELVERAETGEVAGTVLDVRDTQVELLKA
- a CDS encoding anti-sigma factor antagonist, with product MEIQAQRIEGILILSLDGRLDAFGAEHLDAALNSHLTEDDRAVVIDLANVPYLSSGGIRTLIATEKRLKPRGGGIQLCCVQSYPLKVLAMAGFDQFFTCHTTQEVALAHARALIRSMGTVADWDRLPSYTLDGTRLSVFERSQEPAVLKITSDISKVLYARLGDEDICTRRFSETEYSIGLGALGGSVTECAPYLGEMITIGGTMVWLPTDGHDTPDFLIPKRDTGEVTIYTGFNVALDGTFNDIIVMERESGLPLSISELYAAVFAFAREHRPNFKGLVSIALWADLDALYSSGVKISPIKKFTPANREMIMHPDNINTWMAIATDPRYQGETMVSFGVGLDLQSELSAYDQDGINALFYVHPANIGTQKLLLHNHGVIFKHRPRARSANLDAEIKRIVTEGEFLDMRHLLDTTSVTRALIGVSYITDIVFE
- a CDS encoding peptidyl-tRNA hydrolase, which gives rise to MVEKTEREYKQCIVLRADLKLSKGKAAVQAAHAAILSYERAPLHDRKKWKEQGQKKVALKVPGLPALYRVRDDAEKMGLPCAIVEDAGLTEIPPGTVTALGIGPARADELDKVTQQLELL